Proteins encoded by one window of Haematobia irritans isolate KBUSLIRL chromosome 2, ASM5000362v1, whole genome shotgun sequence:
- the LOC142225275 gene encoding uncharacterized protein LOC142225275, which translates to MVLFLVPVPLQQTKTNSNQRRNRKIKTTTTLLSQPSSDPSIEQQAVNNEKYPYAYTSVYTYIWDIQEKGNQSGTTNSFQWKATKNNKTRHHSDSTSKIDATKVTDHKHFGHTHTYNLQIDVESICSVKAATEDLHALEAARVELNTLWDQVRRAYINCRDRTPDEGETPMDKDKLRGHYKNGMDVYKRGLSIISTQILARQERESQEKLARESMTQTIAVDPNSTPNLRLPPCDTDIFKGGYSEWPTFRDLFSAIYINNPRLSKVEKLFHLTQKTSGEAREIITNVPLTNEGFDIAWRNLESRYENKRMQVNEQLRILFNLPTVSIENVSTIQKLQRTISTCTQTLETLQVDTGEWDPILVYLVSTKLPRTFLEEFENSLEDCSTLPSWHVLDEYLSHKFKTLESVGNIKTQNSKYNQSRSDFDKRGSRVNNFHTNVNQKINNSGSRFNSNSQANNNSKNSNPSRRHNESVCPICRTNHMLRNCPKFLEKSINERIQIVKQSNRCYNCLFENHGVRECKSRFSCRECNQRHHNLLHKGNEARDPTNTRDGTCAAVLNTLVHHNRDTVQPSTSTGALNLVNQDRGGVQPSTSAAARSNLVQQSSNLPCIQSTSNIETPSITTLTLQEGRPTPQPRETLLFTAIVQIKSKGQRYDARAIIDPGSQSTFISEKMKNKLQLPTVRNLVHVTGLSDTVAETSTKACVFQLCSRIDPSFELEVWAPVLKTLPSNLPTHNLNRSQFEDFKHLSLADPRFYESRPVDMLIGLDIGPLIYNVHIPMKTFGSIIAQNTVFGWIVGGPIQQNIETSKQITLYNASSLEKIITQIGASRNIALAQFYRMEKKLSKTPDVKAQYDAAIREYLELGQMRKIDPQNIHKTPHYYLPHHAVIKPDRVTTKLRVVFNASSPTSNKKSLNDILHTGPILQQDLVLQILKWRFFKYVFNADVTKMYRQILVDPKQTSFQRILFRSSENDPVEDFELLTVTFGINCAPFLAIRTLLQLAEDVQDSHPLGSKIIRENLYVDDVLAGGHTVEDAITARKQLASALDSAGFELRKWTSNDPRLLNGLHPDFLLPVNWLDLSEGSSTKTLGIRWNVAADNFTFKAPNVEEKELCTKREVLSTIAKFFDPCGWLAPIIVVAKLIMQQVWLNKIGWDDTLKPVTNMNWKNFAKNNSVIDTISVPRWIHYSPSSTIEIHGFCDASESAYAATLYVRVEDGDRVETFLLAAKTRVAPIKKISLPRLELCGAVMLSKLANTIIPNLQISGFLTHFWTDSMIVLAWLQKPPCSWSAFVGNRVSEILENVGSENWSHVDSESNPADVASRGCSPDELKTHHLWWTGPSWLKLPRDHWPKHQLNCDTNLEAKQVKVFATSTFEDPLTRFSWLPRAYRVLSYVMRFWRNTGTNRFRISSEEITGSELLDIKTRLIVVTQKHYFAEEYAALTQKKRLSPSSQLLPFNPFIDGKGLLRSNGRLVQSPALTYNERHPILIPYDSRFALLFVEFVHKVTMHGGNQLMIRVIRSEFWIFRLKQLVKKVIHNCRTCALHQYKTQTQIMASLPPERTMLSRPFRNTGVDFAGPFGIKSITARACLITKGYVCIFVCFATRAIHLEATSDLSTQSFIAALDRFIGRRGCPEKIFSDNGKNFVGAAELIKKDRIAFMKSIQDTTVQRHVHQNLEWKFIPPGAPHMGGLWEAGVKSFKTHLRKTMPKMNFTFEELSTILARIEACLNSRPINPVSDDPSSLEPLTPGHFLVGSPLLAPAEPDVSEDDITLSNRWKRLKIISQIFCQRWKSEYLNELHRRYKWKYPQQNIVVNDLVIVKDNRLAPNEWRLGRVDKTYEGIDKNVRVVDVRTSTGVISRPITKIVKLFSD; encoded by the exons ATGGTATTATTTTTAG TGCCTGTGCCCTTGCAACAAACGAAAACCAACAGTAACCAAAGAAGAAatagaaaaatcaaaacaacaacaacactactCAGCCAACCATCCAGTGATCCATCGATCGAACAACAAGCAGTAAACAACGAAAAATATCCATATGCATATACAagcgtatatacatatatatgggacataCAAGAAAAGGGTAACCAAAGTGGCACTACA AACAGTTTCCAGTGGAAGgcgacaaaaaacaacaaaacacgaCACCACAGCGACTCAACATCAAAAATCGACGCCACAAAGGTAACGGATCACAAACATTTTGGACACACACATACCTATAATCTTCAAA TTGACGTTGAAAGTATTTGTTCTGTTAAGGCGGCAACCGAAGATCTCCATGCGTTAGAGGCAGCTCGAGTTGAGCTAAATACGTTATGGGATCAAGTTAGGCGGGCTTACATAAATTGTCGGGATAGGACTCCAGATGAGGGAGAGACTCCGATGGATAAGGATAAGCTTCGCGGCCATTATAAAAACGGTATGGACGTCTATAAACGGGGTTTAAGTATAATTAGCACACAAATCTTAGCGCGTCAGGAACGGGAAAGTCAGGAAAAATTAGCTAGGGAATCAATGACACAAACCATCGCAGTAGACCCAAATTCGACCCCAAATTTGCGATTGCCACCATGTGACACAGACATTTTTAAGGGCGGATACAGTGAATGGCCAACATTCAGAGATTTATTCTCTGCAATCTACATTAATAACCCACGATTGAGTAAAGTCGAAAAGTTATTCCATTTGACCCAAAAAACTTCAGGAGAAGCGCGGGAAATTATTACAAATGTACCCCTAACTAATGAAGGTTTCGATATAGCTTGGAGAAATTTAGAAAGTAGGTACGAAAATAAACGAATGCAAGTTAACGAACAGCTTAGAATTCTTTTTAATTTGCCCactgtttcaattgaaaatgtttcaactatacaaaaattacagcgCACAATTAGTACTTGTACACAAACTTTGGAAACTTTACAAGTAGACACGGGAGAATGGGACCCAATTTTAGTATACCTTGTTTCAACGAAATTGCCTCGCACTTTTTTGGAGGAATTTGAGAATAGTTTAGAGGATTGTTCGACCCTACCAAGTTGGCACGTATTAGATGAATATTTATCacataaatttaaaactttggAATCGGTGGGAAATATTAAAACTCAAAACTCGAAATACAATCAATCTAGATCTGATTTTGATAAAAGGGGGAGTCGCGTAAATAATTTTCACACCAatgtaaatcaaaaaataaataattctggTTCAAGATTCAATAGTAATTCACAAGCaaataataattcaaaaaatagtaATCCTAGTCGCAGGCATAATGAGAgcgtttgtccaatttgtcgGACAAACCATATGCTGCGAAATTGtcccaaatttttggaaaaatctattaatgaaagaattcaaatagtGAAACAGTCGAATCGTTGTTATAATTGTTTATTTGAGAATCATGGAGTACGGGAATGTAAAAGTCGTTTTAGTTGTAGGGAATGTAATCAAAGACACCATAACTTGTTACATAAGGGTAATGAGGCCCGCGACCCTACAAACACAAGAGACGGTACATGTGCTGCCGTTCTCAACACCCTTGTTCATCATAACCGAGACACAGTACAACCTAGTACAAGTACTGGAGCTCTCAACTTAGTTAATCAGGATCGAGGTGGAGTACAACCTAGTACAAGTGCTGCCGCTCGTTCCAACCTTGTTCAACAATCATCGAATTTACCTTGTATACAGTCCACATCGAATATTGAAACGCCTAGTATAACGACTCTTACGCTGCAAGAAGGCAGACCCACTCCACAACCTAGAGAAACACTGTTGTTTACCGCCattgtacaaataaaatcaaaGGGACAGAGATATGATGCCAGAGCAATAATTGACCCTGGATCacagtcaacatttatttcggaaaaaatgaaaaataagttGCAACTTCCTACAGTGAGGAATTTAGTTCACGTCACAGGCTTGAGTGACACCGTAGCTGAAACATCGACAAAGGCTTGCGTTTTTCAACTTTGTTCACGTATCGATCCTAGTTTTGAGTTAGAAGTTTGGGCACCCGTGTTGAAGACCCTTCCTTCTAATTTACCAACCCACAACCTTAATCGTTCTCAATTTGAAGATTTTAAGCATCTTAGTTTGGCGGATCCTCGATTTTATGAAAGTCGACCCGTTGATATGCTGATCGGTTTAGATATAGGACCGCTAATTTATAACGTTCATATTCCGATGAAAACATTTGGATCAATTATAGCGCAAAATACCGTATTTGGATGGATCGTTGGTGGACCCATTCAACAAAATATAGAAACTTCGAAACAAATTACTCTTTATAATGCCtcctctttagagaaaattataacac AAATCGGTGCAtcgagaaatattgctctcgcaCAATTTTATCGTATGGAGAAAAAACTTTCTAAGACCCCTGATGTAAAGGCTCAATACGACGCTGCCATTAGGGAATATCTCGAATTAGGACAAATGAGGAAAATTGATCCACAAAACATACATAAGACCCCTCATTACTATTTACCACACCACGCAGTCATTAAACCAGATAGAGTAACCACCAAACTTAGGGTGGTATTTAATGCTTCGAGTCCCACTTCAAATAAGAAAAGCCTAAACGATATTTTACATACCGGTCCTATTTTACAACAGGACttagttttacaaattttaaaatggcgttttttcaaatatgttttcAACGCCGATGTAACGAAAATGTATCGTCAAATACTGGTAGACCCAAAGCAAACTTCATTTCAAAGAATACTTTTTCGATCATCTGAAAACGACCCAGTTGAGGATTTTGAATTGTTAACCGTAACCTTTGGCATAAATTGCGCCCCATTTTTAGCGATTAGAACGCTGCTTCAATTAGCGGAAGACGTTCAAGATTCACACCCTTtgggttcaaaaataattagagaaaatttatatGTCGACGATGTATTAGCGGGTGGGCATACTGTTGAAGATGCTATCACCGCTAGAAAACAATTAGCATCCGCTTTAGATTCTGCtggtttcgagttgaggaaatgGACCTCTAATGACCCTCGTCTTTTAAATGGCCTACATCCCGATTTTTTGTTGCCTGTCAATTGGTTGGATCTTTCTGAAGGATCGTCAACGAAGACCCTAGGCATTCGGTGGAATGTAGCAGCAGATAATTTCACTTTTAAAGCGCCTAATGTTGAAGAAAAAGAACTTTGTACGAAGCGTGAAGTTTTGTCGACAATCGCAAAATTCTTTGACCCTTGTGGATGGTTAGCCCCAATTATTGTCGTTGCAAAACTGATAATGCAACAAGTTTGGTTAAATAAAATTGGATGGGACGACACTTTGAAACCTGTTACCAATATGAATTGGAAAAACTTTGCGAAAAATAATTCGGTGATTGACACAATATCCGTACCAAGATGGATTCATTATTCGCCATCAAGTACCATTGAAATTCATGGTTTTTGTGACGCTTCAGAGAGCGCTTACGCTGCGACACTTTACGTTCGAGTCGAAGATGGAGACCGTGTAGAAACTTTTCTGTTAGCAGCCAAGACCCGCGTGGCCCCAATCAAGAAAATTTCTCTACCTAGATTAGAGTTATGTGGGGcagtaatgttgtcaaaattagctAACACTATAATTCCAAATCTGCAAATTTCTGGATTTTTAACCCATTTCTGGACTGACTCTATGATAGTTTTGGCTTGGCTTCAAAAACCGCCGTGTTCTTGGAGCGCGTTTGTAGGAAACAGGGtttccgaaattttagaaaatgtaggtagtgaaaattggagtcatgtgGACTCCGAATCTAATCCAGCAGATGTAGCCAGTCGTGGCTGCTCTCCAGATGAATTGAAGACACATCATTTGTGGTGGACTGGCCCATCGTGGCTAAAATTGCCAAGAGATCATTGGCCTAAACATCAACTTAATTGTGATACAAACCTTGAAGCTAAACAAGTGAAAGTTTTTGCGACATCCACATTTGAGGACCCATTGACACGTTTTTCATGGTTGCCACGGGCATATCGTGTTTTATCTTATGTCATGCGTTTTTGGCGTAACACGGGCACAAACCGATTTCGAATTTCGTCTGAAGAAATTACGGGTTCAGAACTTTTGGATATAAAAACTCGTCTTATAGTCGTTacacaaaaacattattttgctgAAGAGTATGCAGCGTTGACCCAAAAGAAACGACTCTCACCTAGTAGCCAACTCTTACCTTTTAACCCTTTCATTGACGGGAAAGGTTTGCTTAGATCAAACGGTCGGTTAGTTCAATCACCTGCTCTTACCTATAATGAACGTCatccaattttaattccatatgaTTCTCGGTTTGCACTTTTATTTGTCGAATTCGTTCATAAAGTAACAATGCACGGCGGAAATCAATTAATGATTCGCGTAATTCGTTCCGAATTTTGGATATTTCGTTTAAAGCAATTAGTTAAAAAAGTTATCCATAACTGTCGAACTTGTGCTCTCCATCAGTATAAGACCCAGACACAAATTATGGCATCTCTTCCTCCAGAGCGCACTATGTTATCTAGACCCTTTCGAAATACAGGGGTAGATTTTGCGGGACCCTTTGGCATAAAAAGTATTACAGCTCGCGCCTGTCTAATTACCAAAGGATATGTCtgcatatttgtttgttttgcaacTCGAGCAATACACTTAGAAGCTACTAGTGATTTGTCGACCCAATCTTTCATAGCAGCTTTAGATCGTTTTATAGGCAGACGAGGGTGTCCGGAGAAAATATTCTCGGATAacggtaaaaattttgtaggcgCCGCCGAACTTATAAAAAAGGATAGGATCGCATTTATGAAATCAATACAAGACACTACAGTACAACGACATGTACATCAGAACTTAGAATGGAAGTTTATTCCGCCAGGTGCTCCTCACATGGGAGGTTTGTGGGAGGCTGGAGTTAAATCATTCAAGACTCACCTTCGAAAAACTATGCCAAAAATGAATTTCACCTTTGAAGAACTATCCACTATTTTAGCTCGTATAGAAGCTTGTCTTAATTCAAGACCCATTAATCCTGTTAGCGATGACCCTTCTAGTTTAGAACCCTTGACCCCTGGCCATTTTCTAGTGGGTTCACCATTACTAGCCCCTGCAGAACCCGATGTTTCTGAGGATGACATAACATTATCGAACAGGTGGAAGCGATTAAAGATTATTTCACAAATCTTTTGTCAAAGATGGAAATCGGAATATTTGAATGAGTTACATCGTAGATACAAATGGAAATACCCGcaacaaaatattgtcgtaaatgATTTGGTGATTGTAAAAGACAATCGATTAGCTCCAAATGAGTGGAGACTTGGAAGAGTTGATAAAACTTATGAAGGGATTGATAAAAATGTCCGGGTGGTAGATGTTAGAACTTCGACTGGGGTGATTAGTCGACCTATCACGAAAATCGTAAAGTTATTTTCGGACTGA